Sequence from the Macrobrachium rosenbergii isolate ZJJX-2024 chromosome 26, ASM4041242v1, whole genome shotgun sequence genome:
GACAACCTCACTCAGGTAGTACAAGGTGAGGGAAAGAACGTCAGGAATCTTCGGGAAGTTCAGTGAGCTGATTCTTTCTGATTTGTGAATCTGTCAATTGTCACATAATAGATTCGTATTATGCTTAAAAGAAATTGCAATATTCACGTGATTTCAGTATAGGCCTCAGGGATTACGAGTTAACGTGAAGGAAAGTGTTGTGAAATTATCTACTGCCTGTCTCTTTCCAGCGGTAATTGCTTATGCTCGtaaaacactaatatatatatatatatatatatatatatatatatatatatatatatatatatatatatatatatatatatatatatatatatatataaatggcacaatataaaaaattaggaaaaaaagtggcacaagggaaaaaatatattgattcatctacaacgttttgccgtgtttattactagccccttgGGATAAAGTTTCGCCTTGTctagtactagcctctcggggatcaGATGCTCTTAGGGGCATTTGATCaccgaggggttagtactaaacacggcgaaacattgtagatgaatcaatatatatttttacccttgtgccatttttacctgtgttatttttgcctgtgccattattactgttcaccatatatatatatatatatatatatatatatatatatatatatatatatatatatatatatatatatatactagctctTTAAGATTATATTACTAGCTCTTTAAGATTATTGCCCAACACTACCACGAACCACAGCTGAACAAAAACCCATTTTCCaactataatttccattttcctttcagcacaaGCGGTTGCTTCGGAGAAAGTCGCCTCTGGAATCCTGAAAATGTTCACCTTAATGGCCACTGGTGAGTAATCAACGTTTTGTCATtcagtggtgtatatatatatatatatatatatatatatatatatatatatatatatatatatatatatatatatatatatatatatatatataatatatataattataaaccatTTTGAACAGGAGCATTCAACGGTGTTATGAAAGATCTTAATTTGACTTACAGATCATCTTGTCTGTGAGAGGGGTTGGTTTAAGCTGAGATCCTCCTGTTACTTCATCAGTGAAGACACCAGCACTTGGGAAGAGAGCCGTCAAAAGTGCATAGCCTTGAATTCTGACTTGGTCAAAATCACTCATGACGACGAGTTCAACTTCCTCCGTGGTGAGTAAAAGTAATCGTGAGTTTAAATGTAAGGAAGCCACTACAATAGTGCCATCAAGTTTGCTTAATCACACAGAGAAGTCACTGTTCTAAGCTCAAATAGACCTAGTCAAGGAATTTGCTCATAAATGGATTTGATATTACTGAACACAGTGCTCTTTAATAGAAAGTTGCTGGTATGTAGCAGTGAGCCCTTAGTTATTTCTTTTGCTGGTACCAGATGGTACCACAAAACAATTGCGTTGGCTAGGCGATCAATCTCTCAAAACGAGTTACAGAAGAGCACAGCTAGATTATATAACATAATCTTCGAACAAGTTTACCTGCCATCCGTTTCCATAGAATTTCTAGACagctgatttaatttttattttaaaaatggtctATGAGACAAACATGGAGAATTATACTTTCCCATTCAATCTAATCAGTTATTCTCTTTGCAGATCTTGTAAAAGGTCACAACACCTACATAGGACTGAGTGACCTGCAAGAACAGGGAACCCTCAGATGGGTTGCAGATGGCACCATTCACCAAATCGTTGAATCATGGTAAGATCTGAAGTTGTAGCAATAGAAATTCCATACCTACGTCAAAGCATTGGGCTTCTTCAAGAAAGCTGAGAGGAAAAAAGATCATTTGAATTATATCATGGAATAGGGTAACAGAATCACTGAATCACACTTGGACTACTGAGAAATGATAATCAGAGTTAGACAGAGGATCATTTATCACTGCCCACAGTATCGTGTAATGTGCAGTATATTATAGGCAGTACCCTAATGCATGAGATTCGCATCAGAGGTAGGCCTAGAGTTCTGAACATTTGCTGAAGAATCAATCCATTAAAAGTTATTTAGCATTACTGATAAAACGGACTTCAGGGAAGTATTGGGCCTTCAGATAGGAGTCTTAATTTCCCTCATC
This genomic interval carries:
- the LOC136853129 gene encoding perlucin-like protein, yielding MAVATSFRLLATILLLAMAGRCYSQQMDHIQLSRIADSIDNLTQVVQAQAVASEKVASGILKMFTLMATDHLVCERGWFKLRSSCYFISEDTSTWEESRQKCIALNSDLVKITHDDEFNFLRDLVKGHNTYIGLSDLQEQGTLRWVADGTIHQIVESWWGEGEPNNPAERCVHYYHAKDDRLNDINCGKEFRYICEKPAQLGWNFASVPDEETPADK